In Rissa tridactyla isolate bRisTri1 chromosome 2, bRisTri1.patW.cur.20221130, whole genome shotgun sequence, a single window of DNA contains:
- the YAE1 gene encoding protein YAE1 homolog isoform X2, with product MSWVQVAVSRSSEDIFDEEADEMYLLQKEWNSTMKKRLKEGYRDGIEAGKELALQEGFNQGYRHGAELMISCGQVRGTLNALLSWCHLNGHDSALSKINNLLDVIGKHEEDVLQHLNSIEQQTHLGQILDSVQDMDLNHTAPAGTDYNEVKAEKHKDIGSFGENICQNNAFTLAAFLKIALMTTGTDMQLKEEMKH from the exons ATGTCCTGGGTACAAGTTGCAGTCAGCCGATCCAGTGAGGATATATTTGATGAAGAAGCAGATGAGATGTATCTACTACAGAAAGAATGGAACAGCACCATGAAAAAAAGATTGAAG GAAGGCTATAGGGATGGAATTGAGGCTGGGAAAGAACTCGCACTCCAAGAAGGCTTCAATCAAGGTTATAGACACGGTGCTGAGCTGATGATTAGCTGCGGCCAGGTCAGAGGAACCCTGAA TGCTCTCTTATCCTGGTGTCATCTTAATGGACATGATTCTGCCTTAAGTAAGATAAATAATCTTCTCGATGTGATTGGAAAGCATGAAGAAGATGTGCTTCAACATCTGAATTCTATCGAACAACAGACACATCTCGGACAGATTTTAGATTCTGTTCAGGACATGGACCTTAATCACACAGCTCCAGCTGGGACAGACTACAATGAAGTTAAAGCTGAAAAACACAAAGACATTGGCAGCTTTGGTGAAAACATTTGTCAAAATAATG CTTTCACCTTGGCAGCATTCCTGAAAATAGCTCTCATGACAACTGGGACTGACATGCAACTGAAGGAGGAAATGAAACATTAG
- the YAE1 gene encoding protein YAE1 homolog isoform X1 → MSWVQVAVSRSSEDIFDEEADEMYLLQKEWNSTMKKRLKEGYRDGIEAGKELALQEGFNQGYRHGAELMISCGQVRGTLNALLSWCHLNGHDSALSKINNLLDVIGKHEEDVLQHLNSIEQQTHLGQILDSVQDMDLNHTAPAGTDYNEVKAEKHKDIGSFGENICQNNGEVDSLQCGEAKLCTAPERSTLAWVKKQTIWLVEQLGLSLDILHHVQQLEH, encoded by the exons ATGTCCTGGGTACAAGTTGCAGTCAGCCGATCCAGTGAGGATATATTTGATGAAGAAGCAGATGAGATGTATCTACTACAGAAAGAATGGAACAGCACCATGAAAAAAAGATTGAAG GAAGGCTATAGGGATGGAATTGAGGCTGGGAAAGAACTCGCACTCCAAGAAGGCTTCAATCAAGGTTATAGACACGGTGCTGAGCTGATGATTAGCTGCGGCCAGGTCAGAGGAACCCTGAA TGCTCTCTTATCCTGGTGTCATCTTAATGGACATGATTCTGCCTTAAGTAAGATAAATAATCTTCTCGATGTGATTGGAAAGCATGAAGAAGATGTGCTTCAACATCTGAATTCTATCGAACAACAGACACATCTCGGACAGATTTTAGATTCTGTTCAGGACATGGACCTTAATCACACAGCTCCAGCTGGGACAGACTACAATGAAGTTAAAGCTGAAAAACACAAAGACATTGGCAGCTTTGGTGAAAACATTTGTCAAAATAATGGTGAGGTTGATTCCTTGCAGTGTGGCGAGGCAAAACTCTGCACAGCTCCTGAAAGGTCAACCCTTGCTTGGGTTAAAAAGCAGACTATTTGGCTAGTAGAGCAACTGGGCTTATCACTGGATATACTCCATCATGTCCAGCAACTAGAACATTAG